The following proteins come from a genomic window of Deltaproteobacteria bacterium:
- a CDS encoding aspartate aminotransferase family protein, with amino-acid sequence MRIPRTGIAKNEVLKQLEAFRAHDTDWRSGRTWAYVYDPGREAEEVIKQAYMMFLSENALDPTAFPSTLRLETELVSMAAAHLGGGSEVVGNFTSGGTESIMLAVKTARDYARAQRPEIREPEMILPATAHAAFQKAAHYLCLKPVRVPVDTTTFKADVEQVRRAITANTILLVGSAVSYAHGVVDPIRELGQLALEHKLLLHVDACMGGFLLPYFRRLGAPVPDFDFSVPGVTSVSMDFHKYAFAAKGASVILYRHKALRRYQIYTCAQWTGYTVINPTLQSTKSGGPLAAAWAVLHFIGDDGYLEIARQVLDATRRIADGIEAIPELRLLGRPEMNLIAFTSDTVNVFHIIDEMKTRGWYVQPQLGFHGSKENIHLSINPASIKWVEPMLADLRACVERAKTLPSESIPDSLRQALATLDPKTVSAETFAQMFTMAGIEGTGLPERMAGISGMLNALPPELAEQLLTEYFNDLYRQPPQ; translated from the coding sequence ATGAGGATTCCCCGCACCGGCATCGCCAAGAACGAAGTACTCAAACAGCTGGAGGCGTTCCGCGCCCACGACACCGACTGGCGCAGCGGGCGCACTTGGGCTTACGTTTACGACCCCGGACGCGAGGCGGAAGAGGTAATCAAGCAGGCGTACATGATGTTTCTGAGCGAGAACGCACTCGACCCGACCGCCTTTCCCAGCACACTGCGGCTGGAGACGGAGTTGGTGAGCATGGCGGCGGCCCATCTCGGCGGTGGTAGCGAGGTGGTGGGCAACTTCACCAGCGGCGGCACCGAGAGCATCATGCTCGCGGTCAAGACCGCCCGCGACTATGCCCGCGCGCAGCGGCCCGAGATCCGCGAGCCCGAGATGATCCTGCCGGCCACGGCCCACGCGGCTTTTCAAAAGGCGGCGCACTACCTCTGCCTCAAGCCGGTGCGCGTACCCGTCGATACCACCACCTTCAAGGCCGACGTCGAGCAGGTGCGGCGCGCGATCACAGCCAACACCATCTTGCTGGTCGGCTCGGCGGTATCCTACGCCCACGGCGTGGTCGACCCCATCCGCGAGCTCGGCCAGCTGGCCTTGGAGCACAAGTTGTTACTGCACGTCGATGCCTGCATGGGCGGCTTCTTGCTGCCTTATTTCCGCCGCCTCGGTGCGCCCGTTCCCGACTTCGATTTCAGCGTGCCGGGAGTGACCTCGGTGTCGATGGACTTCCACAAGTACGCCTTCGCCGCCAAGGGCGCCTCGGTCATTCTCTACCGCCACAAGGCGTTGCGCCGATATCAGATTTACACTTGCGCGCAGTGGACCGGCTACACGGTGATCAATCCCACCCTCCAGAGCACCAAGTCCGGTGGCCCGCTGGCGGCGGCTTGGGCGGTGCTGCACTTCATCGGCGATGACGGCTACCTGGAAATCGCGCGCCAGGTCCTCGATGCTACGCGCCGGATCGCCGACGGCATCGAGGCAATCCCCGAGCTGCGCTTGCTCGGCCGGCCGGAGATGAATCTGATCGCCTTCACCTCGGACACGGTCAACGTCTTTCACATCATCGACGAGATGAAGACGCGCGGCTGGTACGTGCAGCCGCAGCTCGGTTTCCACGGCTCGAAGGAGAACATCCATCTCTCGATCAACCCCGCCAGCATCAAGTGGGTCGAGCCGATGCTCGCCGATTTGCGTGCCTGCGTCGAGCGGGCCAAGACGCTGCCCTCGGAGAGCATCCCCGACAGCTTGCGCCAGGCGCTGGCAACGCTCGATCCGAAAACGGTGAGCGCGGAAACCTTCGCGCAGATGTTCACCATGGCGGGCATCGAGGGCACTGGACTGCCTGAGCGCATGGCCGGTATCAGCGGCATGCTCAACGCCCTGCCGCCGGAGCTGGCCGAGCAGCTGCTCACCGAGTACTTCAACGACCTCTACCGCCAGCCGCCGCAATGA